One genomic region from Nymphaea colorata isolate Beijing-Zhang1983 chromosome 10, ASM883128v2, whole genome shotgun sequence encodes:
- the LOC116262151 gene encoding sphingoid long-chain bases kinase 1-like isoform X1: MQKHVVLDQHINPLHILPQHSLRRSGNKSPCIVTEQHSLPAILPEKCSKVRSMRVNQENMINEDPDKVKVHDHRIDVGDEKSDLLGYVVISGKLVLDKKTTNTNADIQSAKESTDQIAFDAKLTRQALVWRTHTLYLDDIISVSYHNGLRHFTVHSYPTKRKPCGLPCLFKPKKCRKDFRFLASSAEEALKWVAGFADQQCYVNCLPHPVSSKRQGSPMINSDFSPEKYIRCKSPPNVLVILNPRSGRGRSSKIFYSKVEPIFKLAGFNMEVINTKSPGHARTLASTADFNTCPDGIICVGGDGIVNEVLNGLLSRNDQKEAISIPIGIIPAGSDNSLVWTVLGVRDPVSAAIAIVKGGLTAADVFAVEWMQTGVIHFGITVSYYGFVSDVLELSEKYQKRFGPLRYLVAGVLKFFCLPKYSFEVEYLPVSKATPEDEVTVPANREPLDSSYFPDTMKKTTTEGMHRASSLSSIDSILTPSRISEELDTTSSTLAGNEPSDYVRGIDPKMKRMSSGRNNSIHEPEEVLHPQPHLSANPNWPRTRSKSRTDKGWAGLISTNDSRGAWGTVAANEREDISSTVSDPGPIWDAEPKWDAEPKWYAESNWIPDDAFKLSGQDDDIERGTVKDEVPKQEEKWVVKKGEFLGVLLCNHACKTVQNLNSQVLAPKAEHDDKALDLLLVHGNGRLKLLRFFLLMQFGKHLSLPYVEYVQVKSLRLTPGKNAHCGCGIDGELLPMNGHVVASLLPDQCRLIGRPAQDRV; encoded by the exons ATGCAAAAGCATGTTGTTCTTGATCAACATATTAATCCCTTGCATATATTGCCACAGCATTCTCTTCGTCGTTCAGGTAATAAGTCTCCATGTATAGTGACTGAGCAGCACTCTCTCCCTGCCATCCTTCCAGAGAAATGTAGCAAGGTTAGATCTATGCGAGTAAATCAGGAAAATATGATCAACGAAGATCCAGATAAAGTGAAGGTGCATGATCACAGAATTGACGTAGGAGATGAAAAGTCAGATTTGTTGGGGTATGTGGTGATATCGGGGAAGTTAGTCTTGGACAAGAAAACTACCAATACTAATGCTGACATCCAGAGTGCAAAAGAAAGTACAGATCAGATTGCTTTTGATGCTAAGCTTACAAGGCAGGCATTAGTTTGGAGGACTCACACCTTGTATCTTGATGACATCATTTCT GTCTCCTACCATAATGGTCTCAGACATTTTACGGTGCATTCATATCCGACAAAGAGGAAACCTTGTGGTCTGCCTTGTCTTTTCAAGCCTAAGAAGTGCAGAAAGGACTTCAGGTTCTTGGCTTCTTCTGCAGAAGAGGCCCTTAAATGGGTTGCTGGATTTGCAGATCAGCAGTGTTATGTGAATTGCTTGCCTCATCCAGTGTCTTCAAAAAGGCAAGGGTCCCCCATGATTAATAGTGATTTTTCACCTGAGAAATATATCAGATGTAAAAGCCCACCAAATGTTCTTGTTATACTGAATCCACGTTCAGGACGTGGCCGTTCAAGCAAGATTTTCTATAGCAAAGTGGAACCCATATTCAAG CTTGCAGGTTTCAATATGGAAGTTATCAATACCAAATCACCTGGTCATGCAAGGACCCTTGCTTCTACTGCTGACTTCAACACTTGCCCTGACG GAATTATATGTGTTGGTGGGGATGGAATCGTCAATGAG GTTTTAAATGGTTTGCTCAGTCGCAATGACCAGAAAGAAGCTATTTCAATTCCAATTGGCATCATCCCTGCTGGTTCTGATAATTCACTTGTTTGGACCGTTCTAGGGGTTAGAGACCCTGTGTCTGCTGCAATAGCTATTGTAAAg GGGGGGCTTACAGCTGCAGATGTTTTTGCTGTGGAGTGGATGCAAACTGGTGTGATACACTTTGGTATAACTGTTTCATACTATGGGTTTGTTAGTGATG TATTGGAGCTATCTGAGAAGTATCAGAAGCGTTTTGGTCCTCTTCGTTATCTTGTGGCGGGAGTTCTTAAATTTTTCTGTTTGCCAAAGTATAGTTTCGAGGTGGAATATCTTCCTGTATCAAAGGCCACACCAGAAGATGAAGTAACTGTGCCAGCGAACAGAGAACCTCTAGATTCTTCATATTTTCCAGACACAATGAAAAAGACTACGACAGAGGGGATGCACAGGGCATCAAGTTTGTCAAGTATTGACTCAATCTTGACTCCCAGTCGAATTTCAGAGGAGCTGGATACAACTTCTAGCACTCTTGCAGGCAATGAACCTTCTGACTATGTTCGTGGTATAGACCCCAAAATGAAGCGCATGTCTTCTGGCAGAAACAACAGCATACATGAACCAGAAGAAGTTCTTCATCCACAACCGCACCTATCAGCAAACCCCAACTGGCCAAGGACCAGATCAAAATCAAGGACAGATAAAGGCTGGGCTGGTTTGATTTCAACAAATGATTCTCGTGGGGCTTGGGGAACTGTGGCAGCAAATGAAAGGGAAGATATTTCATCAACAGTGTCTGATCCAGGGCCAATCTGGGATGCAGAACCTAAGTGGGATGCTGAACCCAAATGGTATGCAGAATCCAACTGGATTCCTGATGACGCATTCAAGCTGTCTGGGCAAGATGATGACATAGAAAGGGGAACGGTGAAAGATGAAGtgccaaaacaagaagaaaagtggGTTGTTAAGAAAGGGGAGTTTCTTGGTGTATTGCTCTGCAACCATGCGTGCAAGACAGTGCAAAATTTGAATTCTCAAGTGCTTGCACCAAAAGCAGAGCATGACGACAAGGCACTGGATTTGTTGCTCGTTCATGGGAATGGAAGGCTAAAACTATTAAGATTCTTTTTGTTAATGCAATTCGGCAAACACCTTTCACTGCCCTATGTCGAGTATGTACAG GTAAAATCTTTACGACTTACACCGGGAAAAAATGCTCATTGTGGGTGTGGAATTGATGGTGAGCTTCTTCCGATGAATGGTCATGTTGTTGCCTCGTTGCTCCCTGATCAGTGCAGATTAATCGGGCGCCCAGCACAGGATCGTGTATAG
- the LOC116262151 gene encoding sphingoid long-chain bases kinase 1-like isoform X2 — MQKHVVLDQHINPLHILPQHSLRRSGNKSPCIVTEQHSLPAILPEKCSKVRSMRVNQENMINEDPDKVKVHDHRIDVGDEKSDLLGYVVISGKLVLDKKTTNTNADIQSAKESTDQIAFDAKLTRQALVWRTHTLYLDDIISVSYHNGLRHFTVHSYPTKRKPCGLPCLFKPKKCRKDFRFLASSAEEALKWVAGFADQQCYVNCLPHPVSSKRQGSPMINSDFSPEKYIRCKSPPNVLVILNPRSGRGRSSKIFYSKVEPIFKLAGFNMEVINTKSPGHARTLASTADFNTCPDGIICVGGDGIVNEVLNGLLSRNDQKEAISIPIGIIPAGSDNSLVWTVLGVRDPVSAAIAIVKGGLTAADVFAVEWMQTGVIHFVLELSEKYQKRFGPLRYLVAGVLKFFCLPKYSFEVEYLPVSKATPEDEVTVPANREPLDSSYFPDTMKKTTTEGMHRASSLSSIDSILTPSRISEELDTTSSTLAGNEPSDYVRGIDPKMKRMSSGRNNSIHEPEEVLHPQPHLSANPNWPRTRSKSRTDKGWAGLISTNDSRGAWGTVAANEREDISSTVSDPGPIWDAEPKWDAEPKWYAESNWIPDDAFKLSGQDDDIERGTVKDEVPKQEEKWVVKKGEFLGVLLCNHACKTVQNLNSQVLAPKAEHDDKALDLLLVHGNGRLKLLRFFLLMQFGKHLSLPYVEYVQVKSLRLTPGKNAHCGCGIDGELLPMNGHVVASLLPDQCRLIGRPAQDRV, encoded by the exons ATGCAAAAGCATGTTGTTCTTGATCAACATATTAATCCCTTGCATATATTGCCACAGCATTCTCTTCGTCGTTCAGGTAATAAGTCTCCATGTATAGTGACTGAGCAGCACTCTCTCCCTGCCATCCTTCCAGAGAAATGTAGCAAGGTTAGATCTATGCGAGTAAATCAGGAAAATATGATCAACGAAGATCCAGATAAAGTGAAGGTGCATGATCACAGAATTGACGTAGGAGATGAAAAGTCAGATTTGTTGGGGTATGTGGTGATATCGGGGAAGTTAGTCTTGGACAAGAAAACTACCAATACTAATGCTGACATCCAGAGTGCAAAAGAAAGTACAGATCAGATTGCTTTTGATGCTAAGCTTACAAGGCAGGCATTAGTTTGGAGGACTCACACCTTGTATCTTGATGACATCATTTCT GTCTCCTACCATAATGGTCTCAGACATTTTACGGTGCATTCATATCCGACAAAGAGGAAACCTTGTGGTCTGCCTTGTCTTTTCAAGCCTAAGAAGTGCAGAAAGGACTTCAGGTTCTTGGCTTCTTCTGCAGAAGAGGCCCTTAAATGGGTTGCTGGATTTGCAGATCAGCAGTGTTATGTGAATTGCTTGCCTCATCCAGTGTCTTCAAAAAGGCAAGGGTCCCCCATGATTAATAGTGATTTTTCACCTGAGAAATATATCAGATGTAAAAGCCCACCAAATGTTCTTGTTATACTGAATCCACGTTCAGGACGTGGCCGTTCAAGCAAGATTTTCTATAGCAAAGTGGAACCCATATTCAAG CTTGCAGGTTTCAATATGGAAGTTATCAATACCAAATCACCTGGTCATGCAAGGACCCTTGCTTCTACTGCTGACTTCAACACTTGCCCTGACG GAATTATATGTGTTGGTGGGGATGGAATCGTCAATGAG GTTTTAAATGGTTTGCTCAGTCGCAATGACCAGAAAGAAGCTATTTCAATTCCAATTGGCATCATCCCTGCTGGTTCTGATAATTCACTTGTTTGGACCGTTCTAGGGGTTAGAGACCCTGTGTCTGCTGCAATAGCTATTGTAAAg GGGGGGCTTACAGCTGCAGATGTTTTTGCTGTGGAGTGGATGCAAACTGGTGTGATACACTTTG TATTGGAGCTATCTGAGAAGTATCAGAAGCGTTTTGGTCCTCTTCGTTATCTTGTGGCGGGAGTTCTTAAATTTTTCTGTTTGCCAAAGTATAGTTTCGAGGTGGAATATCTTCCTGTATCAAAGGCCACACCAGAAGATGAAGTAACTGTGCCAGCGAACAGAGAACCTCTAGATTCTTCATATTTTCCAGACACAATGAAAAAGACTACGACAGAGGGGATGCACAGGGCATCAAGTTTGTCAAGTATTGACTCAATCTTGACTCCCAGTCGAATTTCAGAGGAGCTGGATACAACTTCTAGCACTCTTGCAGGCAATGAACCTTCTGACTATGTTCGTGGTATAGACCCCAAAATGAAGCGCATGTCTTCTGGCAGAAACAACAGCATACATGAACCAGAAGAAGTTCTTCATCCACAACCGCACCTATCAGCAAACCCCAACTGGCCAAGGACCAGATCAAAATCAAGGACAGATAAAGGCTGGGCTGGTTTGATTTCAACAAATGATTCTCGTGGGGCTTGGGGAACTGTGGCAGCAAATGAAAGGGAAGATATTTCATCAACAGTGTCTGATCCAGGGCCAATCTGGGATGCAGAACCTAAGTGGGATGCTGAACCCAAATGGTATGCAGAATCCAACTGGATTCCTGATGACGCATTCAAGCTGTCTGGGCAAGATGATGACATAGAAAGGGGAACGGTGAAAGATGAAGtgccaaaacaagaagaaaagtggGTTGTTAAGAAAGGGGAGTTTCTTGGTGTATTGCTCTGCAACCATGCGTGCAAGACAGTGCAAAATTTGAATTCTCAAGTGCTTGCACCAAAAGCAGAGCATGACGACAAGGCACTGGATTTGTTGCTCGTTCATGGGAATGGAAGGCTAAAACTATTAAGATTCTTTTTGTTAATGCAATTCGGCAAACACCTTTCACTGCCCTATGTCGAGTATGTACAG GTAAAATCTTTACGACTTACACCGGGAAAAAATGCTCATTGTGGGTGTGGAATTGATGGTGAGCTTCTTCCGATGAATGGTCATGTTGTTGCCTCGTTGCTCCCTGATCAGTGCAGATTAATCGGGCGCCCAGCACAGGATCGTGTATAG